The genomic stretch ACTCATAGTTGAGCCAACTAGAAATAACCCATACCTTGGATATACTGTCTGCAACAAAAATCGTACATCCAAGGCGGTACTCAActaatacacatatattaaTCAGAGAGCAATTGATACAGACAAAAAATACTAGATGTTGTCTATCTTTACAAAACCAACTGAACACTTACtttaatgtaaatatatagGTACTTCCATAGCATCATTTTATTTCGATATGTGGCTTCTGTTTGTTGATGCGTCATAAACTTCTTCCAAATATCTTGCGATAATACATCCCAGTGTGATCCTGTCATTAGTTTTGCTGGCATTTTTGTCACCTCAATGAGATGCGATCGTGCTAGAAATCTATCTGGTGCAATATACCATCTGGGATACATGTTGCAGGTCGGCAATACTACTCCTGCAAATTTTCTTCCCCTTTGGGCCCTTTGTGCAGGTGGACTGTTCCTTCCTAAACATAGTTTCACGATCTTGGCTACCACTTTACTCAATTGTAATGTTGTGTTTCTCATGTGACCTTGCTTCACGTATGCAaacaaatgattttcattcaCAAAGTATAGAAATAATAGATTTACCTGAATGATATCTTCTTTTACCCTGATGGTTTTGTGGTTGCGATCGAGATAGCGGAACAGTATTATGGTAATAATTGACGGGTCTTTGGTTCTGGTAAAATTGATGTGCTGAAGCGCTCGAAATAAGTCCACCATAAGAATTACTTTTGTTATTGGTATcacagttattattattgacgCCATTCGCTATCGGATGGACTTCGTGCAGCCTCCTGAAATCAACAGGAAATCGTATTGTTTCTTTAAAGTTTGGTAGAATTTTATCATTCCCATTTAATAAAaggatttaattaaaattaaaaatatattcaacatAACATACTTGATGCCTTGGTCAGCAGAAGATGCTACGGAATCACGTTCATCTGAGCTTTCAGTCTGACTGCTATCAGTCTGGTGTTTGTTAGGTGTAGGTGAGCGCGAACTGAAGCCACTATCGCTGTTATAAACTTCATTCTGTGACTGGGTCTCTCGATAACTACTTCGCTTCCCACACTTGTTATTCCAGTTTGGTTTTTTTATAGAACCTGTGCTGGCTGGTCTGAAGTTCAAGTGCGGCGGTGGCATAGTCGGTGTGCTGCTACAGGGGTTACCTCGTCTCTGCCATCCACTGTTGGAATTCCCACCCCCCTGCATGATATACCCAGCCCGACGCAGCGGTGGAATGTCAACACCCATCAGCTGCAATAGCTCCAGCGGATAAGATCCGGTCTGCACGTTAATAACACGTCTCAGTATTTGTGTTGGTAACAGGagatttacaaaataatacaGAATAGTTTTACTGCTATCTTTATTTCTTAAAATGTTGTCACAGACCTCCACAGATATGGATGATATTGAATGAGGCAACTGATACTTATCCAACATATTCTAGAAATTCTAAGCAGTAATGTACAATCATCAAATGCTTGCACATAAAGTCAAGTAAAATAGGCTTTAAATTGAGAAGTGAGCAAAGTAAAAATCACAGAGCGAACCAGATGCAATATATTAGTATACAAACGAGAAaagtataattcaaaaacaataaacaatttGGAAGCAGATCATTGGGAAAAACATACCTGTACCATGCG from Diprion similis isolate iyDipSimi1 chromosome 12, iyDipSimi1.1, whole genome shotgun sequence encodes the following:
- the LOC124413697 gene encoding poly(A) RNA polymerase gld-2 homolog B-like isoform X3, with the protein product MYHTMYPPHVLVQTMGGQQGNSQFPPAQMHAARTNGTNSLHQTEHNQYVHNGIGENRHRMVQTGSYPLELLQLMGVDIPPLRRAGYIMQGGGNSNSGWQRRGNPCSSTPTMPPPHLNFRPASTGSIKKPNWNNKCGKRSSYRETQSQNEVYNSDSGFSSRSPTPNKHQTDSSQTESSDERDSVASSADQGIKRLHEVHPIANGVNNNNCDTNNKSNSYGGLISSASAHQFYQNQRPVNYYHNTVPLSRSQPQNHQGKRRYHSGRNSPPAQRAQRGRKFAGVVLPTCNMYPRWYIAPDRFLARSHLIEVTKMPAKLMTGSHWDVLSQDIWKKFMTHQQTEATYRNKMMLWKYLYIYIKTVYPRYGLFLVGSTMSGFGSDNSDVDMCLLVRHTEMDQRNEAIGHLEQILKCLKRCDFIEKLELIQAKVPILKFRDSMQSLEVDLNCNNAVGIRNTHLLYCYSQLDWRVRPLVLVVKLWAQCQEINDAKNMTISSYSLVLMVIHFLQCGVNPAILPCLHSLYEGKFGPHTDIHTIDIHEDLGMSGSGAVSANSMSLGELLVDFFKYYVTFEAL
- the LOC124413697 gene encoding poly(A) RNA polymerase gld-2 homolog A-like isoform X2, with amino-acid sequence MYHTMYPPHVLVQTMGGQQGNSQFPPAQMHAARTNGTNSLHQTEHNQYVHNGIGENRHRMVQTGSYPLELLQLMGVDIPPLRRAGYIMQGGGNSNSGWQRRGNPCSSTPTMPPPHLNFRPASTGSIKKPNWNNKCGKRSSYRETQSQNEVYNSDSGFSSRSPTPNKHQTDSSQTESSDERDSVASSADQGIKRLHEVHPIANGVNNNNCDTNNKSNSYGGLISSASAHQFYQNQRPVNYYHNTVPLSRSQPQNHQGKRRYHSGRNSPPAQRAQRGRKFAGVVLPTCNMYPRWYIAPDRFLARSHLIEVTKMPAKLMTGSHWDVLSQDIWKKFMTHQQTEATYRNKMMLWKYLYIYIKTVYPRYGLFLVGSTMSGFGSDNSDVDMCLLVRHTEMDQRNEAIGHLEQILKCLKRCVDWRVRPLVLVVKLWAQCQEINDAKNMTISSYSLVLMVIHFLQCGVNPAILPCLHSLYEGKFGPHTDIHTIDIHEDLGMSGSGAVSANSMSLGELLVDFFKYYVTFDFSQYAISVRTANKVPIEECRRARSYKNDPHQWKYLCIEEPFDLTNTARSVYDPDVFERIKRVFKKSYLMLKKNNDLSSIFNKLDTGSLNNGT